The DNA region GACAGATGTTCTGACAAAATcgatcaagactgatcaattcTCACTTGAAGGATGAAATTGATGTTGTTAGTTTTGATtagctgaatatgaattaagggatggtgttaGAAATAATTCATATTCAGTAGTAatagtagtagtagtagtagtatTAATTATGTTATGCTTAACCTAGTTAGTGTAGATTAGCACTTTTACCTACGTAACATTATTGTTGTGTATATATAAACTAGTATAGTTGTCAACGGTAATATGTACTGAATGTGTGCATTGTGTGAATGTGTATAACCATTTACTATAATCGTTTTGTAAGAGTAGTGAAATTTTGTTATTCTCTCTTATTTCATCTTCAGCTTGTACACCAACACTATCAAATCTATTTAGCTTTATGCATATCAAGAATGAGAAGAAGTCCATCTTAAAAGTCTACCCATCAAATCGCATTACCTAGAAAAGAAACTTTCTATTTTCAAAAAGAAATTTCTTTTAAGAGTTTGGAATATTTCCAACATTAACAGAGACAAAAGGCTACCCAGGTAATCTTCCATTTTTATCTTATTATATGTCTTTTATGTGAATGAAGATAAAGATTTAACTCAAAATGAAAACAATATCTGAAACACTTGAAGATAAAGATTTAACTCAAAATGAAAACAATATCTGAAACACTTGAAACTTATCAAAAGAAAATACATTAGTGATTTCATTTACTACATCAAGATGTTGATTTTACAGGCCATAAAAATGCATATGTTACTTTGAATCATTTAACATACAGAAAACTCACTCAATATATTCACCTTGGAACAGACATCATTTACCAGGAGTGGAGAATTTGGCTTTCCTGCAATCAGAAGATCCCGCATTCGTGCGTGCAGACAGAGACATTAGTGGTCGTTCGATCAAAGATAAGACAACTAAAAAAAATACATAGTTTAACTTTAATTTTATAATTCAAAATATCAACTTTAAATTTGAACCGTTCGATCTTTTGACCAGACATCCACCGACATCCCAACCGCATGAATGCAGAGAACCCCGACTATTGGACAGCCAGATCCGTGGAATAGTGGATAGGAGCGGATAAGTTATCCTGGATACAGTTCATGTGAGAGACTACCAAACTAACCCCTTTCTTCTCCTAAATCTATCAACATGATCTGTGCTCATTCGAGACTTTTCTGGTTTGTCTGGTTTTTTAGACTTTTTAAGACGGCTATCTAAACTGTTTCTAGAAGCTTCAGGAATTTCTGTACTCAATTCAGAAGTACTAGAAGTTCCAGTTTCTGATTCTTTGCTAGCTTTGTTGCCTTGATTCTCAGTTTCTACAGTATCCTTTTCAGAACCATTTGCAGTAGTTGCTTTAGGTTTTCCAACTGTCTGTACATATTTCTTTAGGTGTTTAATGAACTCGGGGTAAAGCTCAAGATTACAATGTCCACCTCCACTTACCCACAAGGGCTCATACTTTACCTTGCAAAGTTCCCACAGCTGTTTTCCATGGGACACGTCTACAACTTCATCTGCTGTACCCTGATCTTGGACAAAATGAAATCGTTACTACAATCTATGAAATTCAGAGCGGATTAATAACAGATTACATATTTGGGGGAGGGGGAGGGAGAGGGAGAGGGAGAGGGTTACTTACATGGATAACCAAAACAGGACATTTGACCATGCCAATTTTATCAATATTCTGAAAAGAAGTAAAAACAGACCGCATAAATCACAATGTATTGAATGaagcatattgaaataaaatCTGTAAGAAAACTATACCTTGTAAATATCAAACCAATATGTCCGTTTTACAGGGTATAGTACTCTCAGCCCTGATAAAATTGGACTATGCAACACAACACCTCTCAATTCTGATATCcttgaagcaagatcaagtgttGGACCACTACCAACAGATTGACCGTACAATATCAATTGTTCATCTTTCACCCCATACTGCTCCTTCAGGCATTTATATGCAGCTTCAATATCTGCGTATGTATTATATTCAGATGGCTGTTTCAAAAGAAAAAATGATGACTGTCAACATACAAGCAATGTCACTCTGAAAGAACCATCAAGAACATGATAGTATTACAAAAAGAAAAGTAGTTTCTTTATTTGATGGAGATTAACTTAGTCATCAGCTTATATAATAGCATGCAACTGATATCTTTGCAAGTTCCACGAATTTGGGGTTCGTGTTCAGCCAAAATTGCGAATTGGCAACCTGCAAGGTTACAAAAACGTACTTGCCCATTATCTATAGACAAAACTCAAATAGATGAACTACATAACCTCAACACAAAATTAGGATAGATTGACTTTCTAAACCTATGGCTAGCACTTAGAGCATGATTCAATCAAAGAGCTCACGGATGGCAAAGCTAGAAAGCCTGTTCACTGAAGCCTGTCTCAAAATGTCTAATTGTGTGGATGAGCTATATGTGGCCCAAAAATGCTTTTAGGGTTTTAAATGAATGCTTTGATTTTTGTCTCATACTGATATTTCAAGCTGGGTATCAAGCTTTTGGCAAAGGCTCCGATTTGTGTTTGAAAAGTAATTTTGTGTGGAATGTTCTTTACAGGtctaaaaaaattaaaaaccaATTGTTGGGTATTGCAACCTTTTAAACTTTGCAAAGTAGTGCTTTGCTATTACTTGCATGACTTCATTGACTTGTAGCCATGTATGTAATCCACGATCTTGAATACAAGATTATAACAGGTTCATTTGAAAGGAAGAAAAACCTCATTTAACTGTGTCTAAACACAACATAGACACGAGAGCTTTGAGGAATGGATAGCAATCTTAATTTTATTTAGAAAGACTTAGACCAGACTTGATCGAGAGAGTTCAAGAGAAATTCTAAATACAGGGCAACACTTTCGGCTGATGACATATGTATGTGTGTGTTCGGATGATTGTTTGTTAAATGTGATTTTTAATGAACTTATTTATGGTTAAAATTGAGTTTGAAGTAAAATAATTTTTGTTTGGTTTGTTTTAATCTAAACGTAAGTAGGATATATAATCTAGTAAAAAGTTTGTGTTAATGCAATCACTTCTAGTGAAACTAAGGTTTGGAGGAAAAATTAACTCTGTTGACAGGTACCAAACAGTTGAATTTTTACTAAAATTGTGTTTAACACAAGGTAAACTCAATTCTGATTCTCTCCACCATAAACCAAATACACACTTAAGTTCTTTGCACTCTGCAAATTTGGGCAAATTGTGTATAGAAAATAACAGATAAACTACAACATTTTCTAGAAAATATAGCATTTTCCATATTCCAATTGCTCTACCTCTTATCTCATTGCATATTAATCCCTCTCCAGCTTATTCTCTGCCTTCACTTTCCACTTCTCCCCCTTCTCCATCTCTACACCTGAACTCATGCTTCCCAGCACGCCTGATCCAACCCTCTGGTTCTAATATTATTCT from Lathyrus oleraceus cultivar Zhongwan6 chromosome 1, CAAS_Psat_ZW6_1.0, whole genome shotgun sequence includes:
- the LOC127123448 gene encoding uncharacterized protein LOC127123448, producing MGGVTSSIAAKFAFFPPQPPSYTVVVSETSTGNDSPATKLSIPEVPMKENVDIVKLKTRRGNEIAAVYVKYHRPTCTMLYSHGNAADLGQMFELFVELSNRLRLNVMGYDYSGYGQSTGKPSEYNTYADIEAAYKCLKEQYGVKDEQLILYGQSVGSGPTLDLASRISELRGVVLHSPILSGLRVLYPVKRTYWFDIYKNIDKIGMVKCPVLVIHGTADEVVDVSHGKQLWELCKVKYEPLWVSGGGHCNLELYPEFIKHLKKYVQTVGKPKATTANGSEKDTVETENQGNKASKESETGTSSTSELSTEIPEASRNSLDSRLKKSKKPDKPEKSRMSTDHVDRFRRRKGLVW